TCTCCGCAGCTTGTGCAGACAGCACCGCCGGAACAGGCTCTGGCATAGTTTTCAGGGGGCGGAAGGCAGCCCTTCCGCCCTTCTCCATAAAGTATTTCCATAGCTTTTTTCAGGGGAAAAAAACAGGCCAGTCAAAGGAGCATCCATGAGCGACATCAACGCCATTTTGTATGAAGCCCTGATCCAGAACCGTGAAGATCAGGTGCTGGTTCCGCAGGTGGCCACCATGGCAGGCATGGCGGCACGCACCGTCTATGAATACTGCGCCGATCCCCGCCGCACTCCGGACATCCGGGCCATCCGCGCCGCCTTTGCCGTGACCCAAAGCCCCACCATCAAAATGCTGCTGGAACCGCCGGGATGGCGTCTGATGCCGGTTTCTGATCTGGCCACACCCCAGACGGACAGCCTCAGCCGTGAAATCGAAGATGTGGTCATCCACACGGGCAACCTGCTCCAGCATCTCCGGGAAGGGCTTAAATCCAAAGAAACGGCCACGGTGGTCAAAACCGCCCGGCTGATTGGCAATCTGGAAAGGGAAGTCATGGAAGTCCGAAGACTCTTTGAAGACACCATACGGCAGGGGGGAGAATGGGAGGCCTGATCGCCGTATCCGGCATCCATGGCGCGGGCAAATCCACCCGCATTCTGGAGCTGACAGAAAACAATGAAGAAAATGCCGCCTTCCGCCTGCTGGTGGAAGGGCATCTGCTGGATATCCATACCCGTCCGGGGCCTGGCAAGGGTTCGCCGGGCTTTGTGATCGAATAAGGAGAGCCTTATGGGGATTGCATCGGAACGCATGACCGCCCAGCAGCGGGCAGACATTGCCGAAACCTGTTTTGCGGTCACGGAACGCAAAAATAACAGGGCTGAAAAAATCGGCCTCTGCCCCTTCCACGACGAGCAGAATCCGTCTTTTTCATATAATTTTGAAAAGGACGTGTTCCACTGCCTGGGCTGTGGTGTTTCCGGCGATCTCATCAAGTTATGGGGCCATGCACAGGGCTTTTCCGACAACAGGGAGGCATTCAAGGCCTTCTGCCATACCCACGGCATCGGGGATAAGCCGGAGCCGTGGTCGGCATCCGCCCCTGTCGGTCAGCACCTTCCTCCCAAACTGGATGCCATTTACAACGATCTGCCGGAGCTCCCAAAGGAGTGGATGGACAGGATCTGTACCCTGAGGGGCTGGACGCCCCAGACCGTATCGGATCTGGGTATCCGTCTGCAGACCTGCTATCAGGCCAAAAACGGAAAAATCATTCCCAAAAAACCGGACCGCATTGCCATCCCCATATTCGACGGCACAGGAGCTGTCAGGAATATGCGGCTGTACAGGCCCGGCCCGGCTCCCGATGGCAGCCGTGCGGGGAAAATGATCTCATGGGCCTCTGGCAGCGGCGATGCCATGCCCTTTCCCGCCCGGCCTGAACCGGAAGGGACCCTTCTTTTGTGTGAGGGCGAGCCGGACACCATCTGCGCCCTGTCCCGTGGATTTAACGCCATCACCATGACCGCATCCAAGATGCGCAAATGGAGCCGGGATCTGCTTTCCCTCTTTAAAGACCGGGATGTGGTGGTCTGCTTTGATGCGGATCAGGCAGGACAGATAGCCGCCCTGCAGTTTTCCGCACCGGCTCTGGCAAAGGTGGCCCGTTCCGTTCGTATTCTGGAATGGCCGGATTTCATGGGCCGCTACGAAGACGGCGGATATCCCGAAAAAGACGGGCAGGATCTGACGGATTTTTTTGTCAGACATCGCAAAACCTCAGAAGATCTTGCGGAACTGATGGCTTCGGCCATCATCTATCATCAGCCCGAAGCCCCCCTGAACAGCGAGGCGGCCGATTTTTTCGAAACGGGCGTGAATGGCCGCATGTCCTTCCGCCCAAGGCTTCTGGCCAACAGGCTGCTGGAAAAATTCAGGCTGAATTACGATCACAGCACGGGCCTTCTGTACCGATGGTCCGGCACGGTCTGGGAGCGGGTGGATCTGGATATCATCAAAAAAACAGGCATAGAAATTCTGGGAACGGAATCCCAGATGTCCCGTGTGAGCGATGCCGCAGAGCAGGCCAAGGTCTTAAGCGCCATGCCATCTGACCGGGCCATGAATGATCAATTGGACTGGGTGACGGTCAAAAACGGCGCACTGAACCTGAAGACGCTGGAGCTTACGCCCCACGATCCGGAACACTACGCCTCCGTGGAGCTGCCCGTGGTCTGGTATCCGAGGGAAGGCAAGACCTGCGGCACATGGCTGCGCATGCTGGAGCAGAACATCCAGACGCCCGAAGTCATCATGCAGCTGCAGGAGTTTTTCGGCTATTGCCTGGACCGCAGAGCGCCCCCCATCCTGAGCAAGTGCATGCTGCTGCTGGGCGATGGATCGGACGGTAAAAGCACCGTTCTCTACATCCTGCGCCAGATGGTGGGGGTGGCAAACTGCGCCTCCGTGGGCCTGCACGAGCTGGAGGATCAGTTTTTGAGGTCTTCCCTCTACGGGAAGTCCGTGAACATTTCCACGGAGGTGGGCAGCAAGGCCATCGAGAGCCAGTATTTCAAGGCCATCACCTCCGGAGATACCATACAGGCGGCGTTCAAGCACAAAGACACCTTTGACTTTGAACCCTTCTGCAAGCTGATTTTTGCGGCCAATAAGCTGCCCCGTGTGCTGGACAACTCAGACGGGAACTTCCGCCGCTGGCTGCCCATCAGGTTTAAGCACCAGTGGATGGACAATGATCCGGATATTGATCCCCACCTGAAACCCAAGCTCATGGATGAGCTGTCCGAGATCTTCCAGTGGTCTGTGGTCGGCCTGCACCGCGTATGGGAGCAGGGACGGTTTACGGACTGCACCGAAACCCAGGAGCTGATGCAGGAGTACCGAAGGTCCAA
This window of the Desulfobotulus mexicanus genome carries:
- a CDS encoding phage/plasmid primase, P4 family encodes the protein MGIASERMTAQQRADIAETCFAVTERKNNRAEKIGLCPFHDEQNPSFSYNFEKDVFHCLGCGVSGDLIKLWGHAQGFSDNREAFKAFCHTHGIGDKPEPWSASAPVGQHLPPKLDAIYNDLPELPKEWMDRICTLRGWTPQTVSDLGIRLQTCYQAKNGKIIPKKPDRIAIPIFDGTGAVRNMRLYRPGPAPDGSRAGKMISWASGSGDAMPFPARPEPEGTLLLCEGEPDTICALSRGFNAITMTASKMRKWSRDLLSLFKDRDVVVCFDADQAGQIAALQFSAPALAKVARSVRILEWPDFMGRYEDGGYPEKDGQDLTDFFVRHRKTSEDLAELMASAIIYHQPEAPLNSEAADFFETGVNGRMSFRPRLLANRLLEKFRLNYDHSTGLLYRWSGTVWERVDLDIIKKTGIEILGTESQMSRVSDAAEQAKVLSAMPSDRAMNDQLDWVTVKNGALNLKTLELTPHDPEHYASVELPVVWYPREGKTCGTWLRMLEQNIQTPEVIMQLQEFFGYCLDRRAPPILSKCMLLLGDGSDGKSTVLYILRQMVGVANCASVGLHELEDQFLRSSLYGKSVNISTEVGSKAIESQYFKAITSGDTIQAAFKHKDTFDFEPFCKLIFAANKLPRVLDNSDGNFRRWLPIRFKHQWMDNDPDIDPHLKPKLMDELSEIFQWSVVGLHRVWEQGRFTDCTETQELMQEYRRSNSPVVAFLEDACELDASKLTAKDTLYKGYRGYCDANGYSALGRDNFFKELFSAQRNLTNVRRRVGQAREYAVHGIAYVGGGA